The genome window AGCGTTCGCCCGTTGTTTACAACGGTTCCTCACAGGAGTGCCTCCGGCGGCAAGGGGTTCCCCCCTTGACCCCTGTTGCCGTGGCACATCGGGTTTGAGCGAGCAGAGTCGTGCCGGCAAGCGCGCCCTCACGATGGCGACGGAACCTCGGGCGTCCCACCACTGATCCCCCGCGGCGCTTCAGGCTTCAACAACGGGAAGAAGATCACGTCCCGAATGCTGCGACAGTTCAGCAGCAGCATGATCAGACGATCGATCCCGATCCCCAACCCACCGGCCGGCGGCATCCCGGTCTTGAGCGCCGTCACAAACTCGGTGTCCATCTTGGCCATCGAGTCCTCTTCAGACATCCCGGCCAGCTGCGTCCGGAACAACTCCTCCTGCAACAGCGGATCGTTGAGCTCCGTGTAAGCGTTCGCCAGCTCCATCCCATGCACGAACAGCTCAAACCGCTCGGCGATATCCGGGTTGCCCCGCTTCCGCTTCGTCAGCGGACAGAGCGACGACGGGTAATCGGTCACGAATACCGGACCGACAAGACTGTCCTCGACATACGCCTCGAACAGCTCGCTGATAATGACGTCCGGATGAACCCCCTGGGTCTCGATCCCCCGCTTCTTCGCCACTTCCGTCACCGCCGCCGAGTCCGCCATGTCGACCCCGACATGCTCGCGGAACAGGTCACCATACGTCCGCCGCTGCCACGGCGGCGTGAAGTCGACTTCCTTGTCCCCCCAGGGCATGACGAGCCGCTCGGGGGCTTCCGTCCCGGCCAGCTTCGCCCGCTCGGTGACGACGACCCGGGCGGCGTTCGTGATGATCGCCTCCGTGAGGTCCATCATCGACTCGTAGTTGCCGTAGGCCTGATAGATCTCGATCATCGTGAACTCAGGATTGTGCGTGGCATCAATCCCTTCGTTCCGGAAGACGCGGCTCATTTCGTAGACCCGCTCGATCCCGCCCACCATCAGCCGCTTGAGATGCAGCTCGAGGGCAATCCGGAGATAGAGAGGAATATCGAGCGTGTTGTGGTGCGTGATGAACGGCCGAGCCGCCGCCCCGCCGGCAACGGCGTGCAGCACCGGGGTCTCGACCTCCAGGAACCGCCGCTCGTTCAGCGTGTTGCGGACCGACTGCAGGATCTTGGTGCGGAGCTGCATCCGCTCCACGACCCCCTCAGTGTAGATCAGGTCGAGGTGGCGGTGCCGCAGGAGAATTTCGATGTCCTCGACGCCGTGGAACTTCTCCGGCGGCTGGGCCAGCGACTTGCAGAGGATCTGCAGCGCCTTGATGCCGATCGTGATCTCGCCGGTCCGGGTCCGCTTGACCGGGCCGTCGACGCCGATGATGTCCCCCAGGTCGAGCTCTTCGATGAGCGCCCAGGCGTTCTCGTCGATATCCGCCTTGCTCACCATGAGCTGGATCTGGCCGGACATGTCGAGGATGTGGAAGAACTTGAGCTTGCCGCGGTCGTTGCGGCGGAGAATCCGGCCCGCGACGCGGACGGTCTCGCCGTCAATGCCGTTCTCAGCCGGGGCTTTGGCGCGGACTTCGCGGATCGGCAGATGGTCGTCGAACCGCTGGCCCCACGGGTCGTGGCCAAGGGCTTCGATCTTCTGGAGCTTTTCGATGCGGACCGCTTCGAGGCGGTCGGGAGCGGTGGACATGACGGACTTCGGGAAGGCTGATGAACGGGTCGGACGCCGGCA of Planctomyces sp. SH-PL14 contains these proteins:
- the lysS gene encoding lysine--tRNA ligase — its product is MSTAPDRLEAVRIEKLQKIEALGHDPWGQRFDDHLPIREVRAKAPAENGIDGETVRVAGRILRRNDRGKLKFFHILDMSGQIQLMVSKADIDENAWALIEELDLGDIIGVDGPVKRTRTGEITIGIKALQILCKSLAQPPEKFHGVEDIEILLRHRHLDLIYTEGVVERMQLRTKILQSVRNTLNERRFLEVETPVLHAVAGGAAARPFITHHNTLDIPLYLRIALELHLKRLMVGGIERVYEMSRVFRNEGIDATHNPEFTMIEIYQAYGNYESMMDLTEAIITNAARVVVTERAKLAGTEAPERLVMPWGDKEVDFTPPWQRRTYGDLFREHVGVDMADSAAVTEVAKKRGIETQGVHPDVIISELFEAYVEDSLVGPVFVTDYPSSLCPLTKRKRGNPDIAERFELFVHGMELANAYTELNDPLLQEELFRTQLAGMSEEDSMAKMDTEFVTALKTGMPPAGGLGIGIDRLIMLLLNCRSIRDVIFFPLLKPEAPRGISGGTPEVPSPS